GATGTTGGTGAGAATGGCCATGAAATCGGTGGCCTTGTCGGTCGTGAACTCGCGCCCCACCACGGTCAGACCGAGCTTTTGCGCCTCCTTGGCGAACTCGTCGGCTAGGCCCTGGCCGAAGGCCGTGCGGTCGTCGATCACGGCAACCTTCTTGGCCTTCAGATCCTTGGCGGCATAGGCGGCCATGTTGGCGCCGGCCTGCACGTCGCTAGCGACGATGCGAAACAGATTCTTGTAGCCGGCCTCGGTGATCTTGGGGTTGGTGCCCACGGTGGAGACCATGATGCCGGCCTTGTCGTACTCGCGCGAGGCGGGAATGGTCACCCCCGAGCAGTACGGCCCCATGACGTAGCGCACGCCGGTGTCGGCGAACTTCTGCGCCACGGCCACGCCGGCCTTGGCGTCGCACTGGTCGTCCTCGGAGACGACTTCGAACTTCAGCGTCTTGCCGCCCACGTTGATCTTGCGTGCGTTCAGCTCCTCGACGGCCAGGCGCACGCCGTTGTCGTTGTCGCGCCCGGCAAAGGTGTTGGGGCCGGACAGCGGGCCGCTGTGGCCGATCTTGACGACCTGCTCCTGGGCCAGTGCGCCGGTAGCGCAGGCCAGTGCGGCAACTGCCACGAGGGTGGATTTCTTGAGCGAGATGGAAGAAGGCACGTTGTCTGTCTCCGTTGGTGTCGTGCGGTGAACAGCCGCGCGGATGGCAGCAACATGGCGCCTGCCGCCGGCGGCCCGAGGCGGCCTGGGTACAGGCCGGCGTGGATTATCCCGCCGCTGGCGGCTCGGCAAAAAAATGCGTGCGGTAGTGCGCCAGCTCGTCGATGGATTCATGCACATCGGCCAGCGCCGTGTGTTTCTGCGCCTTCTTGAAGCTGGCGTAGGCCTCGGGCTTCCAGCGCCGGGCCAGCTCC
This portion of the Melaminivora jejuensis genome encodes:
- a CDS encoding branched-chain amino acid ABC transporter substrate-binding protein, which produces MPSSISLKKSTLVAVAALACATGALAQEQVVKIGHSGPLSGPNTFAGRDNDNGVRLAVEELNARKINVGGKTLKFEVVSEDDQCDAKAGVAVAQKFADTGVRYVMGPYCSGVTIPASREYDKAGIMVSTVGTNPKITEAGYKNLFRIVASDVQAGANMAAYAAKDLKAKKVAVIDDRTAFGQGLADEFAKEAQKLGLTVVGREFTTDKATDFMAILTNIKAKQPEAIFYGGYAPQAAPMARQIKQLGIHAKLLGGDTLCSPEMPKLGGDAVDGVVYCAYAGMLMDSDPAAKAFQDKFKQRYNQAPDVYGPFYYDQVMNIGEAMQKAGSTDPSKVGAYLHKNTYKGVMGEYAYDDKGNRVKAPVVVMTFEGGKAKPLASY